In Podarcis muralis chromosome 7, rPodMur119.hap1.1, whole genome shotgun sequence, the genomic stretch ggtctccagctgttttcggactacaaatcccatcatccctgaccactggtcttgccagttaggatgatgggaggtgtagtccaaaaatcagctggaggcccaagtttgggaaaccctgctctaaactTTCCTAACTGCGCCACTGTGCTGAGGGAGGGTGGAGAGAACAAGGAGGGAACCAGAGTTGAAAACGTGCCAAGTCTGGCTTTTTCCCCAACCTGTGAAGTTTGGAAAGATTTCCCCCCTTCAGTAACAGATGAGCTAAAACAAATCCCCTCCTTCTTTCTCTTCACAGACAGATGTTGAGAAAGACCTCACGAGCTTGGATACATACAAGACAGAGCCCAGGGCGAATACCGTTCAGGTGAGACCTATATCCCAGTGGTGCTTGTACTACTCCAGTGTGAAGGCAAGGGGGCAGCATGGTGCAAGGAGAAATAGATGTCTCTCTCAGCACCACACTAAGATCTTTTGGCGTGCCAGGCTATATTCCTGAATCTTGCTTTAGAGTCCTGCAGCCTCGAAGGAGAATGCGATTCTGGCTTCTCCTGCCCTTCCTTTTGTCCCCACTCCCCACTTAAATccctaaaaaaaccaacaaaaacaaaatgcccaTTCAGAAGAGAGGTTCTCTGTATAGGCTCAGAAGCATTCAGCCTGAGATAcctagatttaaaaataaaataaattgtggcAGTCCTACTTAATGACAGCCGATTAGGACCCTGAGAAGTCTAATTTGTCCTGGAATATAGAAATCTCTCTTTCACCAGATCAGATCTGCCTGGCAGTGGCACACCAGGGTGTCAAGATGATCATTTTCTCGTGATCTTTTTTAACGAAAGATGCCAGTGGTTTGAACCAGGGGTcttctgagctatggctcttctctCAGGGCTTGTCCATCCTTCCTCAATCCCATACCTAGAAAGCCTATCAGGTTTTCAGttttctcctctgctttccctttccTGAGAGAAAACAGTAGCAACTCTTAATTCCACTATCGGTAttactgatttatttttatttacagataggtagccgtgttggtctgcctaaaattttttgtttttatttttatttatttatgcttccATATATTATCTGTTGTTTCGTATCTGAGCCTATGTGTAAGCCCCCTTTTAACCACATTTGGGAAAAAGGAGTATACAATCTGTACCTCTTTCCTTAATAAAAAGCTTtcctttagggaagcttttaatgtttaacagactatggtattttaatactttgttggaaaccacccagagtggctggggaaacccagccagatgggcggggtataaataataaattattattattattattattattattattattattattaaccaaacCAGGCCAAGCCCCGCTTGCAAACTTTGGCCCGAAAAATGCTCGTAGACCCTCTTCTGAGGTAAACATGAGTGACTAttaatttcatttgttttaaattgcaCTAGTGACTAGTCCATACCCTCCgacctttctccaatgaaaacaaggATGTCCCCTTCCataatgattattttactatttataaccccacacatctgactgggtcacccccagccaccctgggctgcttccaacatatacaaaaacataacaaaacattttaaaaaaaggattgccttcagacaactCTGGAGTCGAATAATAGCATACCCTCCgatatttttccaatgaaaatagggatgtcctaaggaaaagcaggacatcctgggatcaaatcagaaaccgggacggcttctctaaatcagggacgtccctggaaaatagggacatttggaggggctGCTATAGGTCttactggtttatttatttattattgttttactTTATTTGCGCTTTGTATTCAAGCCTCATTTTAAGCATATATGGGGAGGGCAGACTGCAAAACGAATAAATGACTCCGTTAATAACGGGCTCTTTCTTCTCCCCACCGCAGGCATTGCTACGGAGAGCCAAGCGCTTCAACAGCCACTTCCCCACCTGCCGCTACTGCTGCAATTGCTGCAGAAACAAAGGATGTGGCATATGCT encodes the following:
- the HAMP gene encoding hepcidin, translating into MKLQLVCVVFILLSAATRNTCAFKLQTDVEKDLTSLDTYKTEPRANTVQALLRRAKRFNSHFPTCRYCCNCCRNKGCGICCWG